The genomic interval GCTGcgacatgtttttgtgtttatcatTAGTCTGTGATGTTTACTTGCGGCCAAAATCTATAAAATATAATTGCAAGTAATCCTCGTGGGATAACTCAGGCGACCAAGAAAACAACCATATGGATCCATCCTGTGAATTCTTCCCTCTCGTTTCCAGGTCGCCCATGTGTGGACTGTCACGCGTTTGAGTTTATGCAGAGGGCACTGCAAGATCTAAAGAAGACCGCCTTCAACCTCGACGCCCGGGTAGGTGGAGTCCAATATCATTTTCTATGATGATGGTGACTTTGGAAATACTGGAGGTTTTATGATGTGTAGTTCTGTTTATTCATATAATGTGTTTTATGCATTTCATTCTGTACTTAGTTCATTCAACAGGGCCAATACAAGTCAGTATTGTCTTATAGGGGGAAGTAAAGCCACAGATATAACATCTGTAGGGCGCTTAGCTGAAGCTAATTTCCAGCCAGCGTCCCCAGTTTGGTTTTTAACAATTAAAGCTCAGAAGAAAAAATAGTTGTGATGAAACACTTCATGTACTGGCGAGTTCTTCTATGCTTAAAACATCTAAGCGTTTCCCTTTGTGAATGTCtaattatatatttatgtgAAAACTTAAATGAGAATATGATACAGCAAATAATAAATTTTAGTTTCATTGCTGCATTATAATGAACCCAATAATAACCCATAATTACCTTGATAGCAGGCTGACACTTTTTGATCTTTTGTCatcaaaaaatatgaaaataaaactttttccAGTGTCAACAGTGAACCTTTAAACTcaataataatgttttatttctgtcttttactgCATTATCTTTAATACTTACTACAAGATGTCTTTGCTGATGAGCTCGAGGTCTTTAGCAGAATTATATGCAAGTAAAAACAGCTCAGTTATTACTTTTTTATTGAACCTATGATGCAGCGACCATTTCTTTAGCCCTGAGTAATGTCTGCAGGCACAAATAAAGTCTGCGATATGCAGGGTGTTtgaacagtgaggaggtggaaaTCACAACCTTGAGTTGAGCTGATGTGACACGTCGCTTTGTCCACGGCAGACGGAGACGCTGGTGCTGAGGGCCGAGAGGAGGGCTCTGTGCGACTGTATGCCCACCAACTCACTGCGCTGAACGCCCGAGGACACGTCCGCCCGCCACCACACTCCCGACAACAACCCTGTTCTGAAACCTCTGCCGTGCACAGCGATTTTCATCTGATTAACACAACAggcactttattttcttttctctcacgTCACCGTTGAGTGAAGCTTTCGTTTGACACCACGCATCTTTAGGGAACATCTCGTTTGAGCTTATTCGGGTCGACTTTTATACCACAGACGTTTTTCATCGTGAAACTAGCTTGATCGTCTTCATCGTCATCGGGTTTGGGTCCGTTCTCATTTGTCTCCTATGAAGCATAAActattttttgtactttttagtATTTGACTGTATAATGTAGATACAGTAGGATGCATCACTTGTTGAATGTGTTGTATGAGATTAATGTTTACGACGATTATACACATTGAACTGTAGCATCACGTGGAATTTATTTAACTGCTCAAGTTTAATAACAGTTTTTAATGACTTCATTCAATGACCATTAGGGATCAGATTTCACTGATTAGAATAAATCGGTTGCttctttcacaaaaaaaaaaaagttttttctttgtaaCAACCAAGTTTTTTTCTTAAGAAATATCAGAAAAAAGTGTGACGTTTCAGCAGAATTCCAACAATATTTTcggacttttgtttgttttttaggcGGACAAAGCGTACTCGTAAGTCTTGATTTAGCACAGCACTGTAGCATGAATTTACAGCACTTTTTGTTAACCTACTGTTGATATAGATTGTATGTATAGATCCTGTACATGTACACGAATATGTGTAACAGAGGTGTCTACAGactttgtcttctgtgtctgACAAAGGTGTATGCAAGAACGGTGATGAACAATATAGTTTAAAAGGAACTGCACTATCGGCAACGGAGGGGAGGCCGGATAGAGGAGCGCTAGCTGCAGCAGGGGACATAGAGATAGAAGTAATAAATGTCTTATTGTTGCTTGTTCATGAACAGTGTACTTTGTTAATATTACGTCTCGAGACGCCCATTTATTGTCTTAATGTTGTACCtatcaataaaaacaatgaatgatCTTTAGTGcttctgttattttctttctctttctctggctGGGACTTTTATTACAGTTCATCAGCGTGATCCGTGATGAAGAGGCACCATGTGGCGTTAATAAagacaaattcattcattcattcattgtggACTCTGCTCGGTCTCACAGCTCAGTTGTAGGTGTAGCACTCTGATGACTATGTgtaaaaaatgtgtaaaaagtaTTTCCACTTCTACAATGGTTTAATGTCacagatgagagaagagaaCCAGCGCTCACATTTTAGAAACTGCAGCCAGTGGCCATTTAATTCCCTGTTGACTCACTATAATTGACTGTTGGCTTCAGCTCTacttttttcatttgctgccatgaatcttattttcttaaattttGTCCATGTGAAAGACAATTATACCTACCTTCAtacatacaaaagaaaaaaagcaagtaTTTTCTGGTTCCAGTGTCTCAAGTGGGatgatttgcagctttttgtctgttttatatcattgtaagAGGAGATTCTTAGGGTTTTGGACgactggacagacagaagaagaagagatgtcACATTGAGCTCCAGGAAACTGTAACGGGCATTTTTAACTCTTTCTTCCACCTTTAAGGCAACAAAATGATTCATCCATTTGTTAAGTTTGACAGACGAGCTGATGCCACACAGAAACACCTTCGCATCAGAAAACACTAAAATGTAGATTTAGTTGTTCCAAGTGTTGATCTCGGTATTCAAATATCTTCCAGTCAACTCAGGAGTGACAGCACATTGAGAACTGAGGTGTTGCGGCTCTCTGTCTGTTAACATTTGTACCACAGATTACGCTTTTACAATTCATCTAACGCTGAATGTCTCAGAGCAACACCTTGAATCACAGCAGCACGTCCCCTCTGTTCATTCATCCAAGGAGCAGGTCTGCAGGGCCTCAAccctgtcagcagtgtgtgtgtgtgtgtgtctctgtgtgtgtgtgtcggctaCCGGTCACAGAAGTGATGTTGTAAGGTCCTGCTGTTTTAGCTGACCTCatcccctcccacacacacacacacacacctctttatttatttacaacaggggaaaaagaaaagctgcagtaCCTGCATCTCCACCAGCAGGAGGAGCTCTACGTAAAGGCAAGCTGCCAGCTGTGTCGCAGCAATGCAGCACTCTCTACTTCCCCCATGGCTGTAAATGCAGATGGGGTGAAACACTGTAAATAGAGACAAAAAGAGTGAAGTGAGGCACTAAAGTGGCCACTGAAGTGCCTGCAGTGACCTGGCGGGACTCTCAGCCCCGAGGCACCACCATGAACCGACGGCAGTATTGAGGCAAACCCCCCTTT from Chaetodon auriga isolate fChaAug3 chromosome 24, fChaAug3.hap1, whole genome shotgun sequence carries:
- the nicol1 gene encoding NELL2-interacting cell ontogeny regulator 1, producing the protein MASSGYLQAAVLLLAVQLLCLGAADADQESGTVIPAESRPCVDCHAFEFMQRALQDLKKTAFNLDARTETLVLRAERRALCDCMPTNSLR